The Topomyia yanbarensis strain Yona2022 chromosome 3, ASM3024719v1, whole genome shotgun sequence nucleotide sequence AGCCTTTTGCAGTGTGCAGATATACCCTTTTAGCACTACACGGTTATGCAATCGCGTACATACAGTTCGCTGTCGGTTGGAATAGAAATGCAACTTTTCATTATTAAGTCCAGTTGTTACCTTGTCAAGAGCCATTTTCCCACAACGAAGAAAATATGGGCTACATCAGTTGCATTAAAATGACTATCTGGTTGCACCAGAGACCCACccggtttttttttctgtacgGTGTTCAAAGTTAAACTAGTCTCTAGACAGTCTAGTCGGAAAGTTTTCCTCCAGAAGCCTTTGGCTGAAGCACAAACTGGGGACTGAATTTATTGCGCCGATAACGACGCGGCTAGTGTCGAAGACATGCGGGGTTAGGAAATCACTGTTCACGGGACGGTGTTCCGAACGAAGTAGGTGttgaaatttgatatttttttgaatGTATTTTGTCATATAAGATTATAATCACATTTTTGAAATGATGATGCATGATAGAAATACACATTGCTTCGAGAAGTCAAATTGGTTTAAACTAAAAATCTTCGCATTAAACACCGCATTAAAATTTTCTCTCGTAAGATAAACCGGGAGGTTAGTAACCCGAGCTCAGAAGTACAAAACGGTTGAACATAAATTAACTAGTGTCGGCTGTCCAGAATATACAAACCTCACATCAAAACGGGTATGCTACACTCCCACGATTATGTTTGACAACGTCAATCTAGCTCAGATTGGTAAGCGATACTGGTTTGTTTCGTGTTTGCATATTGATATTAGTAATTAATTCGAGTTAGTCTTCAACTGCTAGATTACTATGTAAAGTAAAAATTGTTGAGCACAGTTAGTGCATAACATGCACAGGTTATCCAGTAGGGGACTATccgtaaatgacgtagcattatatgggggaggggggagttttgtattttgtgatgatgcgtgacgacagggggtagggggtcacgtcatgctacgtagcttttttcaaggggaataggggttgacctgatgtcacgacaaccttacccgtttcatctaactaacatcgtttttattttttcttattttttgcgTGGACAAGGGTGGGCAGGGTTACCGTccagctacgtaattaccacgggggggggggggtatttaaaggtttgtgacgaaatgctatgatgggggaggggggtgttaaaatcactcaaaaaatactacctcatttatggatgatccctaggGTAAATGTGTGGTCGACTGCTTGCATCAATCGCAAATACTTAAGGTCATCTTTATAATCATATTTTTTGAAGTTGTTAAAAATACACTCGAAATCCGACGgatatgtttctattacttttcgACAAGTTTCTTTTttagacattgaaaatgtctggGGCTagatgtcattctaaaatctaaaatatctcCTATGTAATGAAACTGTACGCTCATAACTCCGCCATTattagatggattttaatcatttatacacCAACCAATTCAGAAacgcctaacttaaatattggtaacaATTTAATATCTCTGCGATAAAAGAAGCCTACTGGAAATCGACGATccccaggaatcaggaatcagtagcgactggctcaaatggttCGTTCCttatgttgatcggagatttgtgccttgccattaTTTGCTTTTTCaccatttccctgatgggaagaattggggaagtggtatgattaggggtaaggaaaataacgacacagaacaattaaaacagagcaatCTGTACCCCCGgaaggatgctgaacgatctgcaggtgctacaatagcagaaataaatcttcttttttatttaaatagtgAGCGGacatatcaacacccccgaggcgatattgagataacagaacaacAACAAAGCgatattttcattcaaattaggcttaaactatagctctttaccacactgggttaggaacaatagaaTATCCTttagtttcagctctctgtacataggttcatctatatatggagaaccaaaaatccggatacgctaTTGCATTACAACAGGGCAATTgaatatcaaatgatatgatgttccgtaatcgaattcacaaagatcatatgaataatactcagcacgctgaacagtacccatgtgataattgagttttcaACGCCCAGTCAGTGCTCTGACtagaatgctgcaattgtgcttggaaaaatgcagcaaattatttgacattttcggactcacattcGGTAGAAAAGCCCTTAATTTGAACTCAAGTTTGCAAACTATGCCAATGGTTGGCATTTTTTCGAATGcaacccaagagcgaatcttgtgctttatcccaCTTATCgaaagtggtagaactggttctggaccaaggaagtcagtcgcagcgcccgctctagccaattcgtccgcccattcatttacAATAATACCGAAATAATTTGAAAAGCTAAGTTCTTCgacttgagttcgacatgcgattacttattattattatttcgatctcgaatctatcgatctaagtgctttcagggcaacTTGACTGTCAGAacaaaaatagtttcttttgccacaaattccctgttgaagtgccgattgtacgccacacataatcgcgaagacacttgcttggaatacggtacagtatctaccaagcgaatgagattggtttaatctaatTTCTTGACAATAGACTCCAGCACCGGCAtagccctccaacaaagaagcaTCAGTATAAAGAAACTACATATTCTTCAAGCTGTCATTCCACCCAGCCGGATAGCCATTTCTCGCGAGGAGAAATTCTCACAtggaaagttttaaaaggaaaactatatgtgagtgtaaggtcactgggagctagtgtatactcatcccaaatcaccatttggggccacagtcttgtgagGCTAGCTGCACGATCTATTGAGTTACAGTTCCAAAACCCAGTAACTTTAAGACGGAATgtacaagaaagtgcttcttgtttcagaaacacatacaGTGGTTTTATGTTTAAGAGTGTAggtgtcggaaacccaagctcattaagtttcctcaacaagccatcggcgacaaggttccataaaagtggtgacagcacaccaccttgaagacatccgcagacattcagtttccttatctctacttgtcttaacgatgagcacagatgtcggttactGAGCGTTGCGTGTagccagttcgtgatatatgaaggtattccaaaactcctaaacttgattgcttttgtgaaaaagctttttcaatgttgtggACAACACTGTATAACAGGGTGGTAGAAGatttcccccgctgatatgcatgttgcattgcatgcagcgggtactctcccaagctaacatcccgaatgtagtggtcgatcaAACGTTCCACCGATTTGAGAAgaaaggaggtcagactgatcggtctaaagctcttcgcctcctcataagtgacgcggccacctttgggaatgaatttttcagttatTTACCGCCACGCTAATGAAATGTATcttgttgcaagactacaagtaagaacctttttcaaaatatgcttcaagCGTTCATATCCTCTTTGTAGCAGAACTGTAATGATTCCATCTTTTTCCGGAGACTTATACGaatcaaaactttcaatcgcccatttcatcgattcggttgtcacaattctacgagcaaatgcccaagaatcagaactacctgaaaagaactcaggggcagtaTCTGTGATTGCTCCGTATAGCCTGGAACGTGTGtgtcaaaaatacagttgagtactacatcttcgtcagacgagtattccccattagcagttctaatggaaCTGGCATGAAAGTCATTTGAGACTTtcgacatttgtgcagaggcttttccagcCACTttgctcagaggatcgaaggcatttctgtatgctttgcgagccaacctTAAATGTCTCCggcccgtccctgcgtctgcggttccaagctcttctacataacttttgtgacgaacaagttcggtattacACCAAGGTGTTTCTCTAGAAACACACATAACTCGAAGTAGGCAAGCCATAGTATAGTAGCAGCATATGattgagtttgttttatccacgacctcatcaaagtcacttggagattcaatcgtcggagaATACccctgaaacctagtcgccaagccctcttcgtaaaGGTCCCAGTTAGTTAGTTTGGGGACGATGTagttatgatcagataacgaggGTTCGAGCTCGTTTTGTACGAGACAGTTTGCCAActtatgcgtaataccgtcagagcagagagttgcaTCTTACAAACTCTTCtttgccagctcgtgcaaatgttgaacgattttctacattaagtttgtgcagatttgtactgcttaaatattccatcaattcgtGTGAATccgtgatctttgtgaatccaacTATGGagcctcatatcatctgatatgcaactgtccaacAGTACCGTAAttacgatttcgagttttcggtcgTCCTTACGTAGACGACACCATGTTTGGGCAACCATGTTTTGACTCAgaaacatactaaagtttcttatccaaagTGGtcaagagctttaggcttactcgcaggcgagttgaactacttgtgagattAATTTACctgatgttttgtttttgtttatgtgctcttatttttcccacccttccaattcaaCTTGCCCACACCTCCTTCTGCTTTCCATCCGCTcatgaaatgatgaaaacacacggcaaggcacaaatccccgactacatacggggaacgtgccatttaagccaatacaTTCTGATTCCTAAACTCCAACACTGAGTGTCACAATTCTCACGTTTACTGTATATAATATTATCACAAGTTTTTTTTCTGGAGCAAAAACGCGACAGATAAAAAAATGTTCACGTTTAGTCATAGCCTATTTCTCTCGGTTTCATACTTGCTTCCATTTTAAAGGATACAAAATTTAGTGAAGAACTTTCGACATTTTTCGGATAGTTTCGCAGTATTTGTTCCCAGACACTCACGAACCAAAGCGTCAACTTGTTCGACAGTAGTTTTGGACCGAAGGaggatatacagggtgtttggttcatgattaagaacctctcgaggagtgattgattgtcatatttggagaaaaaatcgttctacacataccatcaaatctcaaccgttacagagttagtgaactttttgtgtaaaaaacttatttatcttaaaatacctctaactcaaaaatatactttttattttaaatcctttagtgccattggaaaggtaagaaaatttgctattgaatagtgttctcatatctttcagttaattagttttaattaccttttaactgtaaagtaggtaaaagttggtgtttttgatgaggtttttgttaattttctcataataatgaattatgattatagcaatatctattctCCAAAAGTTGAATTTTAGAGCGATTCACAATTTGTTCTTAAACATCacattcctatctcttctcatttctttgtaatttcattgctaaacttttcctgtaatcgacttgcgagtgcttaaaagactctaatctcaaaaatatgctttatatcgttatttccaagatttcattggaaagctgagaaaattgcctttcgatgtatgtacaaatatctttttgtTAAGTGCGCTTGTTCGGTTTCGGAGGGAACGAAGACAATTTTCCGAGATGCACTAATATCCGtgtatttagatatttttatatcCTGCGAAAATACAGTTTGCTCTAAATATAGTTCAATGTGTATAATATTTACTCACGTTTAGTCAATCTTCCCGCTCTATGTTTCCCAACGATCGTGGATCCTGGCCTTGATCGTGATGTCTGTCTATGCGTAcatttcattattatttctgtattttttagattagttaTATAATTTTACCTGTAGTTTTGTAAGTAACTTAAATAGCTTTTAGGTTAGGTTTACCTTTAGCTTTAAGTTGTATATATAGTCTAAGAAATAATGCTTTTAGTTTATAAATTGTAGTTGGTAAGTTCATCTACTACCTGATCTTTAGGCtaaactagttttaaataattcataacAACGAgattaataataattttaatcgaTGCTCCGATCAGCACAGCACTGCATGTGACCACTCTATATaacttcttttttccttttatctTCCTCCTTCTTTCCGTTTCTCTGACACTTCTCGCGTCGATCGATCGGCAATATCGATGTCGACCACGTGTCGAGTAGTGTAGTCGAGTAGTGCGACAGTAGGTGCGCTCGTCCGAGGGACGTCACACTCCCCCCCGGTATGGGGACCGTACACTTCGGTTCCTCTTCCTCCAACTCGCGCCTAACGTCTAGCACCGCCAGCTTGACAGTCGGCCTTTCGTAGATTCCGTGCACGGTTTGCACAGTAGCTCTGCGAGTTTGTCCTCCACTGGTTACTACACCGATGACCCGTCCTTTAGGCCAACAGTTTCTAGGATGCTCATGATCCACGATGACGACAATGTCACCAACCTGAAGAGGTTTCGCCTTCTCATGCCATTTGGTGCGCCGCGTAATATCCGGAAGGTAGTCCTTGATCCAACGCTTCCAAAAAAGGTTGGCAAGCCATTGAGAAGTCGGATGTCCCCTACGTATTGTAGAAACGTCAGTATTAAGCAAGGTCAACGGTTTCGACCCATCAGAAGAACCCAACAGAAAGTGGTTGGGTGTTAGTGCAGCCTCCGCTTCGTCTTCGATAGGAACATGAGTAAGAGGGCGCGTGTTAAGTACCCCTTCAATCTCCGTCAGTGCGTTTCTTAACTCCTCGTCAGTGGGTTTCCGCATTCTCAAAACTTCAGCAAGGTTCCGTTTGACCGACTGGATGAGACGCTCCCAACTTCCGCCCATGTGGGGTGATGCCGGTGGATTGAACTGCCATGCAGTAGTTGGTGTGACAAATTCACGCATCAACTGATTGTAGTCGATCGTCTGGTAGATGTCCTGCAGCGCCCGTTTGGCTCCTATGAAGTTAGTCCCTCTGTCACTATAGAAGCTGATAGGTGGACCTCTTCGTGCCGTGAAATTCCTCAGAGCCATAATGCAGGAACTTGTCGTCAAGGAGTGGGCTATCTCTATATGCACTGCCCTTATTGTCAGGCAGGTCAGCAGAACCCCCCATCTCTTTTCGACCCTGCGACCTACAGCCACCTCAATCGGTCCAAAATAATCGACCCCTACATGCGCGAATGGTCTCGTGTATGCTGATAGTCTGGCTGCGGGTAGGTCTGCCATTTCCGGCGGTTGAGGAAGAACGTCGCGATTCTTACACCGCTGGCAGTTCTTGCGAATCGATATAAGTGCTTGTCTCAGGCGAAAAATACTGAATTTTTGCCGTACCTCGTTAACTACAATCTCGTAATTACGGTGTAGATACATTTCGTGGTAATGCACAAGGATTAACGAAGTGATCCAGTGTTTCGGTGGCAGTATAACCGGATTCTTCGCATCGTTGTGGAGGTATGCACACACCCCAGTTCTCCCTCGCATCCGCATGACACCACTGTCGTCTATAAATGGGCTTAGCTTGTAGAGAGAGCTTGCTTTCGAAATCCGCTTCACCGCATCTTTAGTCTCCAGCACTGCAATTTCGTCTTGGTAAACATCTCGTTGCGCTTGCCGAAAGTGGTATTCTTCCGCTCTGCGAAGTTCGTCCCGTGATAAGGGTCCACTGCAAAATAAATCCCTTTTGCGGTGACGTTGAACGTTCGCGCAGAAACGAAACACGTATGCTGTCACAGCAAGCAAACGTCGCCAATTGGAAAATCTATTTACATCGATTACCGCCTCAGGAGCTAGGAAGTGCAATAGCACACTAGGTCTCATTTCTTCATCCGTGATAAGGGATTTTTGTGGAAGTATGGGCCACTCCACTTCTGCCTGCCTCAGGAATGCGGAACCTTTAAACCACCTGCTTTCCGAAGATAAATCAGGATGCTCGCGCCACCTGGTCCCGTCATCAGCCACATTGTAtcgtgttggaacccatctccattCGACGATATCCGTAGACTCCAAAATTTCGCTGACTCTCGATCCGACGAAGGCACTATACCGTTTGTGATCGGCTCGCAACCAACAAAGAACATTTCGCGAGTCTGTCCAGAACGTTCTTTTGGAGATCTTCATTTTAAGGCTTCTTGTAACGTTAGCTGCCAGTCTGCATCCAAGAACCGCAGCCTGCAGTTCCAAACGTGGAATGGATGTGTATTTTAACGGCGCCACCCGTGTCTTGGCTGCAACCAAAGAGCACTCAATCTGATCATTATTCGCAAATCGCAAAAACACTACCGCTGCCATGGAACTTTCGCTGGCATCAACAAAAATGTGCAATTGAATCGCATCAGCTTCTGTCGCCTTTGTAAACTGCCGGTAACATCTCGGGATACGCAGCTTCTCCAACTCTGGCAGCAGACGCAGCCAGTCACGCCATCTCTCGTACAGATTGGTGGGGATAGCTACATCCCATTCCACATTAGCACGCCACACCTCTTGAAGCAAGATTTTTAGCAGGATCAAGAAATGATCAATGAGACCTAGAGGATCGTAAATGGTCATCAATGTCCGAAGTATCTCCCGTTTAGTAGGGCAGCGGCTTCCATCAAGCAAGGCTGACTCAAATCTCGCCCAGGAGATCTTATATTTGAATACATCGTCCTGCGTATCCCACCACATTCCGAGGATTTTCTGGTTCGACAGTTCAGCACATATGTTCAGATCCTTTTCCCTTGATtgctgttcgtgcattttggctAATACCAGCGGTGAGTTGGAAACCCAATTGCGAATTTCGAATCCACCCTGCTTGTGGATAAAGTGGACTGATTCAGCCAGCGCAACTGCTTCCTGCTCTGTTTCGACGCTTACGACCATATCATCCACATAGTGTCCTTCCTTAATGACCGTCACTGCTTCTGGGTATTCGCCTTCGAACCTATCGGCATTTTTGTTCTTCACAAATTGCGCTGTGGCCGGGGAGCAGCTCGCCCCGAAGGTCATAACCTGCATGACGTAAGTGCTTGGTTCACCATGTTCTTCACTATCGCGCCAAAGAAAGCGCTGACACTGCTGGTCCTCGGCGATGATCCCCACCTGGTGGAACATCTCGCATATATCGGCACAGAGACCAATTCGATGCTCGCGAAACTGATACAGGATACCCACCAACGACGCTAACTGATCCGGACCAGTGAGGAGTGTCGAATTTAGGGAGGTTCCATATACTGATGCAGCAGCATCCCACACGATCCTGATCTTGCCAGGTTTGTTTGGGTTGTATACCGGAAAAATGGGCAGATACCATACCCGTTCGTACTTTCGTGAGAGTTCTTCTGTGGAAAGTTTACGGACGTAGTTTTTGGATTGGTAGTTCTTGATTTTTTCGTCCAATATTTTCGACAACTCTTTATCCTTCTCCAGGCGTTTCTCCAAGCATCTCCAACGGCGAATAGCATTTGTTTTGTTATCTGGCAATCGAACTTTATCAGAACGCCACAGCAACCCCGTTACATAACGTTCTCCATTGAAGTGTGTGCGGGATTCTAGTAAAGACATGGCTAGTTTGTCCTCCTTCGACAGTCGTTCAAATTGCGTCGGTATAACCACCGAATTTTCAAGGGAAAGGTAATCTTTAACCATCTGGTTTAGATGTATAACACTTTGTTGGTTACAGCTACAGACGTGGTAAGTATGACTGATATTGATGCAGTTCTTTGATGTCCAACCACCGTATACGGTCCAACCAAGGTTCGTTTTTACAGCAATAGGTTCACCCATTCTGCCTTCACGACTTTTTCGAACGAGCATAATATTGGCGTGTTTCAAACCGATTAGTATTCGCGGCCGAACATTGGAATAAGATTCCACAGGTACTCCACGCAGATATCCGTGTTTCTCCGTTAGTTGAGTCATATCCAACGACTGGAAAGGTAGCTGCAATTCCTCGACTGTTCTTACATCTTGTAGTAACGTTCGCTTTCTTTCCTGTCCGCTTATTTCAACGTTGACACTGTGTGAACCAGATTCGTAACGATGAGTACCTGCAGTCCACTTAAGACAGAGTGGATGGGCCTTCCCAGAGAGCTTCAGATCTTCGGCAAGTTGCTGATCGATGAGCGTTAACTCTGATCCGTCATCTAAGAATGCGTGGCACTTCATCTGCaccccgtttccaaatagtgTTACCGGCAGGTAACGGAAGGAACCGGGGCCTGTACTGGACTGGTGCGTATTAACATTGCGTTCTTCATTCTGATTAGAAACACTAGTCGATGCAGATGTTTCAAGCAAATCTTTGTGGAGCAGAATGTGATGCTTAAAGGTACAGCCGTTCTTTCCACACTCCCCAGAATTGCAACCACCTCTATGCTGCCTAAGACACTTGCGGCAGAAGTTAAATCCACGAATTGTTGCCCATCTTGCTTCGTATGACAGCTCCAGGAAACGTTTGCATTTCCCCAGATATTTGCAATCCCCTCTGCATGCTGGACAGGGTTTATTTCCTTCGGTTCCCGGCTGACTGCTTTGAGTAGAATGAATGGATTGGTTCATATCTCTGCCATCCTCGGTAGGAACTTCGGCGAGAGTGTTGACGTATCGCTCTTTCCGGATTTCTCGGGACTCCTGAGTCCTGCTAGATCGACACTGAGGCTCGAATACCACGTTCACGTCTTCTGCTAGGGTGTATATCCAACGACTGAATGTGGATAGTGTCACCTTCGTTTTAGTCCTTTTGTAGCGCGCCCAATCCAGTTTAATTTGCGATGGTAGCTTCTTGACAAGTTCCCTCAACAGAGTCGTATCACACATATGCTCCTTTCCGCCACAAGTTTGTATTATGGCACAAAGGTTTTGCACCTCCAAGGCGTAGTCAACCAGCTTTTCCATCGCATCCGATTTGATGGGTGATATCGCAATAATCTTCTCCTTCAAATACTCGATAATCGTTTCCGGTCTACCGAATCGCAACTTCAGCGCACTGATCGCTTTTCCTACAGTTTCTGGTCGCATTAAGAAACAACGAACTGCATTAAACGCATCTCCTTTCAAGCAGTTTCTCAAGCGAATCATGTTCTCGGCTGCTGTGTACCCACACATAGCCGTGGTATCTTCGTACGTTGATAGGAACATTGGCCATTCCTCTGGATTGCCGTTGAACTTGGGCAGCTCACGAGGAACAACTTGACGTGCAGCTACCTCACTTTTAGAAAGTCGCTTGTTGCTGCATAACGCTTGTCGCCGCTTTGACACTGATCGTGCACTAATCCCATATTCTTCTTCATCGGATTGCACTTCTTCGCCATCTGCATCATTGGCTTGTAGACAAGATGAAACTTCCGTATCGCAATCCGAATCACTGTCACTTTCAGACGTTTCTCTGTCGCTGGTGCCATCGGTTTCCACTTCCTTCTTCGTAGAGTGCTTTAGCCAATCTTGCACTttgtttttattgcttttttcaTGTTGATGGTCCCCTGCGGATTCGTCGCTACTATCGAAATCAGCCATCTTCTTCAAAACATCAAACTTCTTCTTCGAAAACTCTCTCATAAGCCGCATCTCTTCTTGCATCAACATTTCCTCGGCTTTAATCTTCCGCAGTTCCACATCTAAACGTGCTTTGATGGATTTTCGCGACGCTGCCGATGTCACTGAGTCCGCTCTACTCAACGTCCGACTTTTCGTCGGCTTCTCCAAATCTTTACTTATGGTTTCTACGACTGGAACATTTTCGCCTTTCGCATCCGCACCACCAACATTACTTTTCCGCTCCGCCTTAGAGGTTACCTTCTTCGCCGTCTTTGTAGTTGTTGCCCGAACTGTTGTTTTCCGTGACGTTTTCGTCAATTTCTGCTTCGAGGTGTTCTTTCGTCGAGACTTGGTGCCTTTCTTTGCTTTCACGGTAGCGCATTTCAAGCATATCCAGCTGcactcctcgacgttctcagaAACACCCGCACATGAGAAATGATTCCACACATCACACGTATCGCACTGCACCATATGATCGTCATCCGGCTTATTACACAATGTACAGCTATTAACCGACGGTTTGGTCTTATGCTCTGTGTCCGAAAGGTGTACAGACGTGGGGGTGGACGTTACGACAACCGCACCAGAGGTGCCTTTGGCTTTGCTAGCAGCATCCATACCGGGATCCGACATCGCTCGTTGGTAAACGATATAAAAAGTTGTTCGGTTTCGGAGGGAACGAAGACAATTTTCCGAGATGCACTAATATCCGtgtatttagatatttttatatcCTGCGAAAATACAGTTTGCTCTAAATATAGTTCAATGTGTATAATATTTACTCACGTTTAGTCAATCTTCCCGCTCTATGTTT carries:
- the LOC131688258 gene encoding uncharacterized protein LOC131688258: MLMQEEMRLMREFSKKKFDVLKKMADFDSSDESAGDHQHEKSNKNKVQDWLKHSTKKEVETDGTSDRETSESDSDSDCDTEVSSCLQANDADGEEVQSDEEEYGISARSVSKRRQALCSNKRLSKSEVAARQVVPRELPKFNGNPEEWPMFLSTYEDTTAMCGYTAAENMIRLRNCLKGDAFNAVRCFLMRPETVGKAISALKLRFGRPETIIEYLKEKIIAISPIKSDAMEKLVDYALEVQNLCAIIQTCGGKEHMCDTTLLRELVKKLPSQIKLDWARYKRTKTKVTLSTFSRWIYTLAEDVNVVFEPQCRSSRTQESREIRKERYVNTLAEVPTEDGRDMNQSIHSTQSSQPGTEGNKPCPACRGDCKYLGKCKRFLELSYEARWATIRGFNFCRKCLRQHRGGCNSGECGKNGCTFKHHILLHKDLLETSASTSVSNQNEERNVNTHQSSTGPGSFRYLPVTLFGNGVQMKCHAFLDDGSELTLIDQQLAEDLKLSGKAHPLCLKWTAGTHRYESGSHSVNVEISGQERKRTLLQDVRTVEELQLPFQSLDMTQLTEKHGYLRGVPVESYSNVRPRILIGLKHANIMLVRKSREGRMGEPIAVKTNLGWTVYGGWTSKNCINISHTYHVCSCNQQSVIHLNQMVKDYLSLENSVVIPTQFERLSKEDKLAMSLLESRTHFNGERYVTGLLWRSDKVRLPDNKTNAIRRWRCLEKRLEKDKELSKILDEKIKNYQSKNYVRKLSTEELSRKYERVWYLPIFPVYNPNKPGKIRIVWDAAASVYGTSLNSTLLTGPDQLASLVGILYQFREHRIGLCADICEMFHQVGIIAEDQQCQRFLWRDSEEHGEPSTYVMQVMTFGASCSPATAQFVKNKNADRFEGEYPEAVTVIKEGHYVDDMVVSVETEQEAVALAESVHFIHKQGGFEIRNWVSNSPLVLAKMHEQQSREKDLNICAELSNQKILGMWWDTQDDVFKYKISWARFESALLDGSRCPTKREILRTLMTIYDPLGLIDHFLILLKILLQEVWRANVEWDVAIPTNLYERWRDWLRLLPELEKLRIPRCYRQFTKATEADAIQLHIFVDASESSMAAVVFLRFANNDQIECSLVAAKTRVAPLKYTSIPRLELQAAVLGCRLAANVTRSLKMKISKRTFWTDSRNVLCWLRADHKRYSAFVGSRVSEILESTDIVEWRWVPTRYNVADDGTRWREHPDLSSESRWFKGSAFLRQAEVEWPILPQKSLITDEEMRPSVLLHFLAPEAVIDVNRFSNWRRLLAVTAYVFRFCANVQRHRKRDLFCSGPLSRDELRRAEEYHFRQAQRDVYQDEIAVLETKDAVKRISKASSLYKLSPFIDDSGVMRMRGRTGVCAYLHNDAKNPVILPPKHWITSLILVHYHEMYLHRNYEIVVNEVRQKFSIFRLRQALISIRKNCQRCKNRDVLPQPPEMADLPAARLSAYTRPFAHVGVDYFGPIEVAVGRRVEKRWGVLLTCLTIRAVHIEIAHSLTTSSCIMALRNFTARRGPPISFYSDRGTNFIGAKRALQDIYQTIDYNQLMREFVTPTTAWQFNPPASPHMGGSWERLIQSVKRNLAEVLRMRKPTDEELRNALTEIEGVLNTRPLTHVPIEDEAEAALTPNHFLLGDIRLLNGLPTFFGSVGSRTTFRILRGAPNGMRRRNLFRLVTLSSSWIMSILETVGLKDGSSV